The following coding sequences are from one Pirellulales bacterium window:
- a CDS encoding CHAT domain-containing protein, translating to MIRPLEHQMREHWPLAAYAVWALFLGGPCLTHAMAEDQGPPVDVRLVNDLYRAGQYRQAVEVLDQLLEPRKAAKLSVPASISCLNLAVEVNQASGRFDAALRCALQQQQLQDHQFDGVPAKQNTYRQTMALTIADLQMSLDEFKEAEKTLRGALAIPAGARLDDPLWEANAQVQLARAVAAPALADRQEVAQQQAAKQWTVAENCARHIVDHYLSGHMTVQQLVQAAKLQEECLLALGRADEAAGLIDRLLQSGSPELDDLARMDLSNELARCRHAEGNFAAERTVLEQALSWQQNVDHNEPTVAQAALLNRLAVVLQTLGADTLAEDRWKSAANLYRQLLDPAAKGTLHTATKPEVKFLDLQCLQGLQEIDMRLGNWPDGVSISQDLLQRLEPRLRADDPAFIRAKTMLGAFLAKNEDWNAARPILEEAAAYWRTRVPLAPADLAGTLVNLAEIARQTGSFTQAQSLLEEALLSYRAVLSSHDVKLADALSNLAAVQNARGQFHEALTNYLEVESICRDPANIDDRRSEELHSTALLNLSMLYKSQRQFDSAAATCEQALALVQKRHPSDTDIALLPFHIALASLYLAEDISPLDESMVSVSSETNANFQSMSQNRGLNAALQRADFHIQSALSLCTQHGLLQKPTGANLLHLTATLQYRRGELKAAKESWHSALQIAQLNGQTAIAFRCLSYLSQLAAKESNFDEAETLSRSAVELQEVIQAYPAMHYMALVNRAQILRKLGRKEDALNCLHEAVRVIESPRAETTGGEAQRAVYFAQFAAAFDLLVDWSVEENHWDDALSYAEAGRNRTFLDQVRAAGIDLKASLRNTPQEHLIDDEQTILSQYHALQASAIEWLVSNGPSDAVANSATGASVNETNTTRKNSSGKIADLSAELAGRLADLRRQYADIQTAIRDASPFYRELLLGNRELQAWPVVKSHVLSSDSVILLYYLGQTGGHLFLIDGNVASRNSAAVDTSSDAGGDSNRNATFSSSQEVTHYPLVVSAEQSSRLGIPAGPLSRQAAAQLVFRFVATLCEPEHARNSSRELGQKAVTSAKYAIGPSEELMITDIFVPPALREELRRRSPRYIALVPDGALHQLPMEALRVSIDPPRYLLDELPPIAYAPSAMILAALGQRKSVESVKDFSLLTVGNPRYPEIDPAISRSSSDVALADYIAAGGTLSPLPGTSSECRKVAASLRSAGLKDVITLEDLNASERNVRTHLAGRQFVHLAAHGLVDQQYQNLFGALALTQPDNFQNVTTENDGFLSLFEIHNLPLDSCELVVLSACQTNIGPDRPLEAGSTMARAFLAAGARRVVCSQWDVDDESTSELIGSFAAALGESLRAGQTPNYAVALAEAKKYVRAQSKWSSPYFWAPFVLMGPAK from the coding sequence GTGATTAGGCCGCTGGAACACCAAATGCGCGAACACTGGCCGTTGGCAGCGTATGCCGTCTGGGCATTGTTTCTGGGCGGACCATGTCTAACCCACGCTATGGCGGAAGACCAAGGGCCGCCTGTTGACGTGCGCTTGGTTAACGATTTGTATCGCGCCGGCCAGTACCGTCAAGCGGTGGAAGTGCTAGACCAATTGCTTGAACCCCGCAAGGCCGCCAAACTTTCTGTGCCAGCATCAATTTCCTGCTTGAATTTGGCGGTAGAAGTCAATCAGGCATCCGGACGCTTCGACGCGGCCTTGCGATGTGCTCTTCAGCAACAACAACTTCAGGACCATCAATTCGACGGCGTGCCTGCTAAGCAAAACACTTATCGACAGACGATGGCGCTAACAATCGCCGATTTGCAGATGTCATTGGATGAATTCAAAGAAGCTGAGAAAACACTGCGCGGAGCTTTGGCAATTCCAGCAGGGGCGCGGTTGGATGATCCATTATGGGAAGCCAATGCGCAAGTTCAATTGGCCCGAGCGGTTGCCGCTCCAGCGCTTGCCGATCGACAAGAGGTTGCTCAGCAGCAGGCTGCAAAACAGTGGACCGTGGCAGAGAACTGCGCCCGACACATCGTGGATCATTATCTTTCTGGCCACATGACAGTGCAGCAACTAGTTCAGGCCGCAAAATTACAAGAGGAATGCTTATTAGCACTAGGCCGTGCCGACGAGGCGGCTGGGCTTATAGATCGATTATTGCAGAGCGGTTCGCCTGAGCTGGATGACTTAGCTCGGATGGATTTGAGCAATGAACTGGCGCGCTGTCGACATGCAGAGGGAAATTTTGCGGCGGAGCGCACGGTTCTTGAACAGGCGCTCTCGTGGCAACAAAACGTAGATCACAACGAACCGACCGTGGCTCAGGCCGCGCTGTTAAATCGTTTGGCCGTAGTGTTGCAAACACTTGGTGCAGATACGTTGGCCGAGGATAGATGGAAATCCGCCGCGAATTTGTATCGTCAGCTTCTTGATCCTGCCGCCAAAGGGACTCTTCATACTGCAACCAAACCTGAAGTTAAATTCCTCGATTTACAATGTCTCCAGGGACTTCAGGAAATTGATATGCGGTTAGGAAATTGGCCCGACGGAGTGAGCATATCGCAGGATTTGCTACAGCGATTGGAACCGCGATTACGAGCAGACGATCCTGCTTTCATACGTGCCAAAACGATGCTGGGAGCTTTTTTAGCCAAAAACGAGGATTGGAATGCAGCTCGGCCTATTTTAGAAGAAGCGGCCGCGTATTGGCGCACTCGTGTGCCGCTGGCCCCGGCAGACTTGGCCGGCACGTTGGTCAATTTAGCGGAAATCGCACGTCAAACGGGTAGTTTCACGCAAGCTCAATCGCTTTTGGAAGAGGCATTATTGTCTTATCGAGCGGTGTTGTCTTCCCACGATGTCAAACTGGCGGATGCGCTTTCGAATTTGGCGGCAGTTCAAAATGCTCGTGGCCAATTTCACGAGGCGCTAACGAATTATCTGGAAGTGGAGTCCATTTGTCGCGATCCGGCGAATATCGACGATCGCCGATCAGAGGAGTTGCATAGCACGGCACTGCTCAATTTGTCGATGCTTTACAAGTCGCAGCGACAATTTGACTCCGCCGCCGCCACCTGTGAGCAAGCCTTGGCGCTAGTGCAAAAACGACATCCATCGGATACGGATATCGCGCTGCTGCCATTTCACATTGCGCTAGCGTCATTATATTTGGCCGAGGATATTTCACCACTAGACGAATCGATGGTTTCAGTATCATCTGAGACGAATGCCAACTTTCAAAGCATGTCTCAGAATCGTGGGTTGAACGCTGCACTCCAGCGAGCGGATTTTCATATCCAGTCCGCGCTTAGTCTTTGCACACAACATGGATTATTGCAAAAACCGACCGGAGCAAACCTGTTGCATTTGACCGCCACATTGCAATATCGTCGCGGCGAGCTAAAGGCTGCCAAAGAATCATGGCACTCGGCGCTGCAAATTGCCCAGCTCAATGGGCAAACCGCCATCGCGTTTCGGTGTTTGAGTTATTTGAGTCAATTAGCAGCAAAAGAGAGTAATTTTGATGAAGCGGAAACTCTTTCGCGCAGTGCTGTTGAATTGCAAGAAGTAATTCAAGCATATCCTGCAATGCATTACATGGCTTTGGTGAACCGCGCTCAAATACTCCGCAAGCTGGGACGCAAAGAGGACGCGCTGAATTGCTTGCACGAGGCAGTGCGCGTAATTGAATCGCCGCGAGCCGAAACCACCGGCGGTGAAGCACAACGAGCTGTTTATTTTGCCCAGTTCGCAGCAGCGTTTGATTTATTGGTTGATTGGAGCGTGGAAGAGAATCATTGGGATGATGCTCTGAGCTATGCGGAAGCGGGCCGCAACCGTACTTTTCTCGACCAGGTGCGAGCTGCTGGAATCGATTTGAAGGCATCGTTGCGGAACACGCCACAAGAGCATTTGATAGACGACGAACAAACAATTCTGTCGCAATATCATGCCTTGCAGGCTTCGGCGATCGAGTGGCTTGTTTCCAATGGCCCATCGGATGCAGTAGCGAATTCGGCAACCGGTGCGTCCGTCAATGAAACTAATACCACCAGGAAGAATTCTAGCGGCAAAATTGCGGACTTGTCAGCTGAACTAGCAGGTCGTTTGGCTGATTTGCGTCGTCAGTATGCGGATATCCAAACTGCCATTCGCGACGCCAGTCCATTTTATCGCGAGTTACTATTAGGGAATCGTGAGCTGCAAGCTTGGCCCGTCGTAAAATCGCATGTGTTGTCTTCCGACAGTGTGATACTGCTTTATTATCTGGGTCAAACCGGGGGGCATTTGTTTTTAATCGATGGAAATGTGGCCTCACGTAATTCTGCAGCCGTTGATACATCTTCCGATGCGGGCGGCGATTCCAATAGGAATGCAACGTTTAGCAGCAGTCAGGAAGTGACGCACTATCCCCTGGTAGTGTCGGCTGAGCAATCGTCACGGCTGGGAATTCCAGCAGGTCCATTATCTCGCCAGGCGGCGGCACAGTTAGTGTTCCGTTTCGTGGCAACGCTTTGCGAACCGGAACATGCTCGCAATTCTAGTCGTGAGCTAGGCCAAAAGGCCGTGACTAGCGCCAAGTATGCAATCGGCCCAAGTGAAGAATTGATGATTACGGACATCTTTGTTCCGCCGGCCCTGCGTGAAGAACTTCGCCGGCGAAGCCCGCGCTATATTGCTCTGGTTCCGGATGGAGCATTGCATCAACTACCGATGGAAGCACTGCGTGTATCTATCGATCCGCCGCGCTATTTGCTCGATGAATTGCCGCCCATCGCTTATGCGCCGTCGGCGATGATTTTAGCGGCGTTGGGGCAGCGTAAATCGGTAGAGAGCGTAAAGGATTTTTCCTTACTCACCGTGGGTAACCCGCGCTATCCGGAAATCGATCCGGCGATAAGTCGATCTTCCAGTGATGTGGCATTGGCCGATTACATCGCGGCAGGCGGCACGCTGTCGCCACTTCCTGGCACGTCAAGCGAATGCCGCAAGGTTGCTGCCTCCCTGCGCTCCGCTGGTCTGAAAGATGTAATCACATTGGAAGACCTGAACGCTTCAGAACGAAATGTCCGCACACATTTGGCGGGCCGGCAATTCGTGCACTTGGCTGCGCATGGCCTAGTCGATCAACAGTATCAGAATTTATTTGGTGCCTTGGCTTTAACGCAGCCAGACAATTTCCAAAATGTCACTACTGAAAATGACGGTTTTCTTTCGTTGTTCGAAATCCACAATCTGCCACTGGACAGCTGCGAATTGGTTGTGCTCAGCGCGTGCCAGACGAATATTGGGCCGGATCGGCCATTAGAGGCCGGTTCGACGATGGCGCGGGCATTTTTGGCGGCCGGTGCGCGGCGGGTTGTTTGCAGTCAGTGGGATGTGGACGATGAATCGACTTCGGAACTGATCGGTTCTTTTGCAGCCGCCTTGGGCGAATCGCTCCGAGCTGGCCAAACGCCCAATTACGCAGTGGCGTTGGCAGAGGCAAAAAAATATGTCCGTGCACAGTCAAAATGGTCGTCGCCTTATTTTTGGGCGCCATTTGTATTAATGGGTCCGGCAAAATAG